GATAGATGCAAGTGAACAGGACTTGGCTGAATGGGAAAATGTGGTTAAATCTCTGAAACAGGATTCGTACCATGTCAGCGTGGGGATCGTCGGTAAGTATGTGGAACTGGAAGATGCCTACATGAGCATCAGGGAATCCTTAAAACACGCCGCTGCCAATCTGGGAATAAAAGTTAACATTGAATGGATACAGGCAGAGGACACCATTGATGAAGAGAAAGTAAGCCATCTTGATTCCCTTTTAATACCGGGAGGTTTTGGTGAGCGAGGAATATCTGGAAAACTGGATGCAGTACGCTATTCTCTCCAGAATAATGTACCCCTTTTCGGAATCTGCCTGGGAATGCAGTGCATGGTCATTGAATTCGCACGTCTGGAGGGCTTTGAAGGAGCCCACAGTACTGAATTTGACAAGGAAACTCCTTATCCAGTTATTGACTTGATGGAAGAACAGAAAAAGATTAAAAATATGGGCGGGACCATGCGTCTTGGTTCCTATCCCTGCAAACTTAAAGAAGGAACCATGGCTCATGATGCTTACGGCCAAGATGAGGTCAGTGAACGCCACCGACATCGCTTCGAATTAAACAACGATTACAGGGACGTTCTTAGGGAAAAAGGACTGATTATTTCAGGGACATCACCCGATGATTTCCTGGTGGAAATGATAGAATTAGAGGATCATCCCTGGTTTTTAGGTTGCCAGTTCCACCCTGAATTTAAATCCAGACCCAACAATGCCCACCCTATCTTTGTATCATTTTTAAGGGCAGCACTGGAAAATCATAAGCAAAAAACAGGAAACTAAAGGGTAAGATTTACTTTCAGAGGAATCAAATGATCATTGACATCCCCCTAATCACTGTTATCATAGCCATAATTGCCTGTCTTTACGCCAGTTACTCTGATCTTAAAAGGGGAATTATTCCCAATAAACTGACCTTTCCCCTCATAGCTATTGGCCTAATTTTAAACTGCATTTATGCATTTATGCTGGGGGAATTATGGATTATAATTGTTTGTCTGGTGGTCACCGGGGTGATATTTGCTCTGGGTTACCTGTTCTGGAAGATGGGTGCCTGGGCTGGTGGTGATGTGAAGCTTTTCACTGCCCTGGCAGCACTCATTCCCTTCAACCCTATCTTAATATCATATGAAGTATTCCAGGTGCCTTTCCCTGTTGAAGGAATTTATCCATTCCCCCTAACCGTGATCATTAACAGTATCCTGTCCATTCTCCCATTTCTCCTGATCTATGTTTTTTATGTGGTGGCCAAAAACAAACCGCACCTCATGAGTGAATTAACATCCCCTGTGAAGGATTATCGGAAAAACATCGTCCTGACCCTGGTTATCACCTCGGCAGTGAACATCACCTTCCTCATAACCCAGCAAGTGGGTTTTCAAATTATAATAATTTCCTTAATTTTGATCTATATTCTATCCCTCTTAATATCCAAATTACCTAACCAGGTTAAGGCAGTGGTGGTATCACTGATCACTGTTGCAGCTCTCTTCTATAACTTTAAAATTACCATTATCAGTGTTGTTGTTTTATTCATTTCCATAATCATCATAGAGATTGTACGAAAACTTTTAACTTCTGTGAGCCGGGAAGCACTGCAAGATGATATTCCCCTGGATGAACTTCAGGAAGGGATGATACCTGCTTATAATCTGTATCAACGTGATAATGATGAGGTATTAGTGGATGATAAGAGTTTCACAGATAAAATGAAAGATTCTTTTAAAACACAGGATCCCAGCATTCTCACTGCACCCCCGGGTAAGCGTCTGGTTGGAACTCTGGCTGCAGGGTTGTCCAATGAGGATATCCAGCTTTTAAAGCAACTACACCAGGATGGTAAGATTTCCAACAAATTCCGGGTGAAAAAAGGAGTGCCTTTTGCCCCTTCCATCTTAATCGGACTCATAATATCCCTTTTCATCGGGGATCTGGCTTACATACTACAGAAGATCCTCATTTGGATCATGTATTAATGATTTTAGGTATTGATTAATATTATTAATAAGTTGAGTATTAATTGATAAAGATCAAGAATTAC
The Methanobacterium sp. DNA segment above includes these coding regions:
- the pyrG gene encoding glutamine hydrolyzing CTP synthase, which encodes MVCLSKYIVVTGGVVSSIGKGITAASIGRILRSYGVDVTAIKIDPYLNWDSGTLNPYQHGEVFVTEDGMETDLDLGHYERFLDVNLSGESNITTGKVYSSVIDHERKGDYLGSCVQIIPHITNKIKDMVRKIARESQAEVVLVEVGGTVGDIESQPFLEALRQLRNEEGHDNVMFVHVTYVPYLRAAGEFKTKPTQHSTKELRSTGIIPDMIICRSELPIDQPLKNKIAHFCDVEREAVINTPDVASIYEVPLIINRENVGEYIINRIKIDASEQDLAEWENVVKSLKQDSYHVSVGIVGKYVELEDAYMSIRESLKHAAANLGIKVNIEWIQAEDTIDEEKVSHLDSLLIPGGFGERGISGKLDAVRYSLQNNVPLFGICLGMQCMVIEFARLEGFEGAHSTEFDKETPYPVIDLMEEQKKIKNMGGTMRLGSYPCKLKEGTMAHDAYGQDEVSERHRHRFELNNDYRDVLREKGLIISGTSPDDFLVEMIELEDHPWFLGCQFHPEFKSRPNNAHPIFVSFLRAALENHKQKTGN
- a CDS encoding A24 family peptidase C-terminal domain-containing protein gives rise to the protein MIIDIPLITVIIAIIACLYASYSDLKRGIIPNKLTFPLIAIGLILNCIYAFMLGELWIIIVCLVVTGVIFALGYLFWKMGAWAGGDVKLFTALAALIPFNPILISYEVFQVPFPVEGIYPFPLTVIINSILSILPFLLIYVFYVVAKNKPHLMSELTSPVKDYRKNIVLTLVITSAVNITFLITQQVGFQIIIISLILIYILSLLISKLPNQVKAVVVSLITVAALFYNFKITIISVVVLFISIIIIEIVRKLLTSVSREALQDDIPLDELQEGMIPAYNLYQRDNDEVLVDDKSFTDKMKDSFKTQDPSILTAPPGKRLVGTLAAGLSNEDIQLLKQLHQDGKISNKFRVKKGVPFAPSILIGLIISLFIGDLAYILQKILIWIMY